The Nitrospira sp. genome has a segment encoding these proteins:
- the tuf gene encoding elongation factor Tu (EF-Tu; promotes GTP-dependent binding of aminoacyl-tRNA to the A-site of ribosomes during protein biosynthesis; when the tRNA anticodon matches the mRNA codon, GTP hydrolysis results; the inactive EF-Tu-GDP leaves the ribosome and release of GDP is promoted by elongation factor Ts; many prokaryotes have two copies of the gene encoding EF-Tu) yields GDNVTVTGELISPVAMDQGLRFAVREGGKTVGSGVVTEILA; encoded by the coding sequence GGGGGATAACGTGACGGTGACGGGCGAGCTCATCAGCCCGGTGGCCATGGATCAGGGGCTACGCTTCGCAGTGCGCGAGGGCGGCAAGACCGTCGGCTCCGGCGTCGTTACAGAAATCCTGGCCTAA
- the rpsJ gene encoding 30S ribosomal protein S10, which produces MVKVDQRIRIRLKGFDYRLLDQSVTEIVETVRRSGARIAGPIPLPTRIEKFTVQRATHADKKSREQFEIRTHKRLLDIMDPTPETMDALMKLSLSAGVDVEIKL; this is translated from the coding sequence ATGGTGAAAGTGGACCAGCGCATTCGGATCCGACTGAAGGGATTTGATTACCGGCTCCTCGATCAGTCGGTGACCGAAATCGTGGAAACGGTGCGGCGCAGTGGCGCCAGGATCGCCGGGCCGATTCCGCTGCCCACGCGTATCGAAAAGTTTACGGTGCAGCGGGCCACCCACGCGGACAAGAAGTCGCGCGAGCAGTTTGAGATCCGCACGCACAAGCGGCTGCTCGACATCATGGATCCCACGCCTGAAACCATGGACGCTCTGATGAAGCTTAGCCTGTCGGCCGGTGTGGACGTGGAGATCAAGCTGTAA